The genomic window CTAGACAAGATCAGAAGGCATTGCCTATGGCAAAAACAGACCGAAGATGGGACCAAGAGCAATTCTCTTGCGGCTTGGGACATGGTCTGCAGGCCTAAGAAAAATGGTGGACTGGGAGTTGTCAACCTCAAAATACAGAATGACGCTTTGCTGCTTAAGTTTCTCCACAAGTTTTACAACAGGCATGATATCCCTTGGGTACATCTCATTTGGGATTCCTACTATGGTGACTCCATCCCTCATGCACATGATGCatgtggctccttctggtggaaaGACTTAACTCAGCTAATGCCCATATATCGCGGTGTCACGCACGTAAAAATTGGGAATGGATCTTCTACGCTCTTTTGGAAAGATAATTGGAGCCAGTCCATATATGCTGATAGTTGCCCGAGAGCCTACTCATATGCTATCTCTGAAGATGTCTCGGTACAACACATTTTCACGTCCCCCCATCTGCAGGAAAACTTTCAACTCCCGCTTTCTATTCAGGCCCATGATGAGCTGCGATCCATCCAACTTGAAGTGGCCGAAAACACTCTTACGGAGGAACATGACACCTGGCAGTGTATTTGGGGCGGCAATACTTTCCAGACATCATCATACTACAGATTCTACTTCAGAGATGTAACTGCCCATGAAGCCTTCGGTTGGTTATGGAAAGCAAAGTGTACTCCCAAGCTCAAAACATTCGGGTGGTTCCTACTGGTTGATCGCCTCAACACCAGAAACATGCTCAAGAGGAGACACTACAACATTGGGAGAAACTTCGACTGCCTCCTTTGTGGCCAACATGTTGAAGAAACGGTGGAACACCTCTTCTTTCACTGCACATTTAGTCAGGAATGTTGGCTACATCTAGGCTTCAACTGGTCTTTGCAGCATGACAGACTTGACATGATCAAACATCAAAAGACCGTGCACCCTAGAAAGATGTGGATGGATATTTTTTTGACGTCGGCCTGGAGTCTCTGGAAGGAGAGAAACAACCACCACTTTAGGAAAATTAAGCCATCAGTTGCTTCCTGGAAACAGAGGTTTAAGTTGGACTTTGACAATCTTAGATATAGAGTGAAACCTTCCAAACAACATATTGTATCTGCCATAGTTGGGTCCATACAGTAGGCGTCTTGTAAACTAGGGTGTCCCATGGTGGTGCCTCAACCACCCATGTATGTAAATCACACATGTAATTGTACCCCCTGAGGTTTTAGtaatatatatgcagtaggagcctttcctactgtcttcACAGTCAAAAAAAAAATATCCATCAATGGGCCGGCCCATAAAGGCTCCATGTAGCCAACAATCCCGGGTTCGACCCGCAGGTCAACAATCCCTGAAAACGCTCTTACTATTCAAAATAGACCAAGATCAGAGAATTCGGTGTTTTGATTTCAGGGATTGAAAGGGGTTCAATTTAGCTTTCATTTATAAGTTCAAGGTTTGTTTtggattttattttctttttcaattACTAACCCGAGGCATACATTTTATTTTTGATATTTATTAAATAAACTGTAATTGGTTAGTAACTTTCCTACCATATATACCAATGACAAAAAATTTGGATTAACACTTAATTTAGGCTCAAGAATAAAGTCACTAACCAAGCGttactatttttttggtatttatcAAATAAAGTGTAATTGGTTAGTAACTTTCCTACCATATATACCAATAACAAAAAGGTCGGATTAACACTTAATTTAGGCTCGGTTAAGTAATTTTGGTTACATTTATAATTTACAATACTAAATTTCTGGATTAGACAAGATCATATGTGACTCCATAAATTTCTTTAATAATGCACAGTACTATATTTAGTATAAAAAATAGGGTGATCAACTCAGTGTCCTCTTGTTCTCTGGGCTGTGGATCATTCGAGATCGAATTCGGGTCGTCACCGACATTTCCCGGGAGACTTCTCGACTAGCTGCGTGGACACTACTTTTCTTTTCCGACAATAGCAAAAAACTACAATACGACAACATTGATGTGTCATCGGTATGTGGCGGATGGAGAGGATGAAAAACATTCTTTCAAGAGTTTTATTATAATATTGGTGTTTGATTAATATAGAGATTCACCTCCTTTCAAATAAAAAAGGTAAACATCACGAGCTACAGCGTGTACCCAGTGACGGACCTCGTATCGAGTTACTCGGGGTGCCAAACATCAATACCTAGTTAAAAGTTGTAGAAATTACACAAAAGTAGTATGACTAGGGCTAAACTTCATAGTAAATCCAACAAATAGCACAAAAGTTAAGGTTAAATATACTATACGAACTATTTTTCTTTTTCATAGGGTGTGCCATTAGTGGCGGATCCNNNNNNNNNNNNNNNNNNNNNNNNNNNNNNNNNNNNNNNNNNNNNNNNNNNNNNNNNNNNNNNNNNNNNNNNNNNNNNNNNNNNNNNNNNNNNNNNNNNNNNNNNNNNNNNNNNNNNNNNNNNNNNNNNNNNNNNNNNNNNNNNNNNNNNNNNNNNNNNNNNNNNNNNNNNNNNNNNNNNNNNNNNNNNNNNNNNNNNNNNNNNNNNNNNNNNNNNNNNNNNNNNNNNNNNNNNNNNNNNNNNNNNNNNNNNNNNNNNNNNNNNNNNNNNNNNNNNNNNNNNNNNNNNNNNNNNNNNNCCTGGGTCCGCCCCTGGGTGCCATGGCACCCATGAATCCGTACCCGCGTGTACCCTTTCCATTAGATGCACATCACCGATGATCCCTCGGCAAGAATTATAAATTCTCGCATACAATATCCGAAAATTTGCACGCGCCACGGTCTCCAAAGGAGAAACAACGACTGATACTTcacctatcaaaaaaaggaaaaaaaaacaagaCAGGCGGTCCTTAGAATAGAATAATAAACAAAAAAGGGCAACCTACCAGCATTAGCTATCATCATACCAACATACGCGTGCCAACCAACCATGTACTGAGAGTTGACAGGTGTAGTATGTGTTGTACGAATTGGTGCCCATCGTCCCCATGTTGCATCCTGCATGACTGGTTATCCAAATCTGCATGAGCTCGGTTGTGATATCCAAATAAGTTGCATGCTCAGGGCATATAAATGGGCCGATTTTCAGCCTGGATCAATCATTTGTGAATGTGCAACGGACCTCGACATGCTCGGCGCGCTTCTCATGGGCTCCGGCCTCATCGGCGCCGGACACGGGCGGCCGCTGTCGTGGATCACCTACATCGGTGCCTACTACGTAGTGTACCTGCTCAAGATCGTCATGGGCGGCATGCAGTGTTACCTCGGCCAGCAGGTCTACGACGTTGCCACGATGGCGGCCGGCTGCCCGGGCATGCCGGTGGGGCTGGACTGCATCGCCGCTAGCATGCGCATCCATCCACTGTGGGGGATCCCTCGCCTCGCAGGCGCCGCCGGCGTGCGCGCGCTTCTGGGCTCAGGATTTGGAAGCACGGGGAGTTCAGCGGCAACGTGGAGAGGTTTCGAGGTCAGCTTCTGGGCCTGCAGCATTAATTAGTTCTTCGACGGTCGATCAGAAAATCAGACACGAGCAATGTTGGTCAAGAATTTGAATGTGCATAAAAAAAAGaacatttgattttccttttagtAGTATTCAAAACTTCCAGTCAAGGGTTCTTTTAGTGATGGTTCCCTAAAAAAATGGGTTTTAGTGATGCGTGATTTACTTACTTGAGTAGTTAACATCTCCAATAGCGAACCTCTGGGTGATCGCTTGCGCTAGCCACCTCATCATTTTTACTGTGCCAGCGAGAGAAAAAAACGAAAGGGGTAAAAAGGGACGGACTCTACCGAGCGGAGACGCAATTGGGCAAAACCTAGCCTGGGGTCTCCGCACGATCCCCTTCTCTCTTCGACGCTGCCGCGTCCTTCCTCTCCCTCGATTCTCCTAATCTCCTCACGCTACCGCACCTGCTCTAAGCGCCTCCTCTTTCCCGTACCACCGGCCTCCCTCCTCTGCATCTCTCCTTGTCAAGATGGGAATGGGTCGACCCGGCCTTGGCCCTGGCCCAGGCCTCGTGGCCCCAAGATCAATTTGATACTTCATctataaaaaaaaaagaaaaaaaaacaagaccGGTAGTCCTTAGAATAAAATAATAAAGAAAAAACAGGAAACCTACCAGCATTTGCTATCATCATACCAACATACGCGTGCCAACCAACCACGTACTGAGAGTTGACAGATGCAGTATGTGTTGTATGAAATGGTGCCCATCATCACCATGTTGCATCCTGCATGACTGGCCATCCAAATCTGCATGAGCTACGCTGTGATATCCAAATAAGCTGCATGCTCAGGGCATATAAATGAGCCGACTTCGAGCCTTAATCAATCATTTGTGATAACAGCGCTGCCGAGCAAAGCAAGTGGGATGTAGTTTAACCAAAAACATTTTGGGTGTGTACCTTGGTCTTTGAGAAATGAGATATTGGAGTAAACCAAGCGTAAATTTTGTAAGATTTGCATGTATGAAACAAGATGAATGCAACGAGGCCTGGACTCGTCCACGCCACCGGCCAGGACCTCAACAGCATGGCGGTGCCGCAGCGCTATGCGCTCTTGAAGGCCAACGTCGAGGGCCTCAAGCCGCTCCAGGTCGGCATCGCCGTCTGCGACCACCAAGGCCAGCAGGTCGCCTGGGAGTTCAACCTCCGCGACTTCTGCCGCCTCGCAGACCCGCACGGCCAAAAGGCCCTCGACTACCTTGTCGACCGCGGCGTCGACCTCGACATGCTCGGTGCTTTGCTCATGGGCTCCGGCCTCGTCGGCGTTGGACACGGGCGACCGCTGTCGTGGATCACCTACACCGGTGCCTACTACGTAGCGTACCTGCTCAAGATCGTCATGGGTGGCATGCAGTATTACCTCGGCCAGCAGGTCTACGACGTTGCCACGATGGCGGCCGGCTGCCCGGGCATGCCGGTggggctggaccgcatcgccgctaGCCTGCGCATCCATCCACCATGGGGGAGCCCTCGCCTCGCAGGCGCTGCCGGTGTGCGCGTGCTTTTGGCCTTCAGGATTTGGAAGCACGGGGAGTTCGGCGGCAACGTGGAGAGGTTTCGAGGTCTGCTTCAGGGCCTCCAGCATTAATTACTTCTTCGACGGTCATCAGAAAATCAGACACGAGCAATGTTGGTCAAGAATTCGAATGTGCAACGGACTCATGCCGCCCGCTGCCGCTTAATTGGGCACTTACGTACATCGATCATTTAATGTTAGTAGATCAGAAGATTGTTAGTACTAGTTTTATATAGATCAAGCGTTTGTTTTTCTCATCGAGAAAAAGaacatttgattttccttttagtAGTATTCAAAACTTCCAGTCAAGGGTTCTTTTAGTGATGGTTCCCAAAAAAAGGTTTTAGTGATGCGTAATTTATTTGTCGTAATACTTACTTGAGTAGTTAACATCTCCAATAGCGAACCTCTGGGAGATCACTTGAGCTAGCCACCTCATCATTTTTACTGTGCTAACGAGAGAAAAAAACGAAAGGGGTAAGAAGGGACGAACTCTACCTAGCGGAGACGCAATTGGGCAAAACCTAGCCTGGGGTCTCCGCACGATCCCCTTCTCTCTTCGACGCTgccgcctccttcctctccctcgatTCTCCTAATGTCCTCACGCTGCCGCATCTGCTTTAAGTGCCTCCTCTTTCCCGTACCACCGACCTCCCTCCTCTGCATCTCTCCTCGTCAAGATGGGAATGGGTCGACCCGGCCCTGGCCCTGGCCCCGGCCTCGTGGCCCCAAGATCAATTTGATACTTCACCTATCAAAAAAAGATAAGAAAAAAAAACAAGACCGGTAGTCCTTAGAATAGAATAATAAAGAAAAAACAGGAAACCTACCAGCATTTGCGATCATCATACCAACATACGCGTGCCAACCAACCACGTACCGAGAGTTGACAGGTGCAGTATGTGTTGTATGAAATGATGCACATCATCCCCATGTTGCATCCTGCATGATTGGTCATCCAAATCTGCATGAGTTACGCTGTGATATCCAAATAAGCTGCATGCTCAGGGCATATAAATGAGCCGACTTCTAGCCTTGATCAATCATTTGTGATAACAGCGCTGCCAAGCGAAGCAAGTGGGATGTATTTTAACCAAGAACTTTTTGGGGGTGTATCTTGGTCTTTAAGAACTGAGATATTGGAGTAAACCAAGCGTAAATTTTGTAAGATTTGCATGTATGAACCAAGATGAATGCAACGAGGCCTGTACTCCTCCACGCCGCCAGCCAGGACCTCAACATCATGACGGTGGCGCAGCGCTATGCGCTCATGAAGGCCAACGTCGAGGGCCTCAAGCCGCTCCAGGTCGGCATCGCCGTCTGCGACCACCAAGGCCAGCAGGTCGCCTGGGAGTTCAACCTCCGCGACTTCTGCCGCCTCACGGACCCGCACGACCAAAAGGTGCTCATGGGCTCCGGCCTCATCGGCGCAGGACACATGCGGCCGCTGTCATGGATCACCTACGTCGGTGCCTACTACGTAGCGTACCAGCTCAAGATCGTCATTGGCGGCATGCAGTATTAACTCGGCCAGCAGGTCTACGACGTTGCCACGATGGCGGCCGGCTGCCCGGGGATGCCGGTggggctggaccgcatcgccgataGCCTGCGCATCCATCCACCGTGGGGGAGCCCTCGCCTCGCAGGTGCCGCCGGCGTGCGCGCGCTTCCGGCCTTCAGGATTTGGAAGCACGGGGAGTTCGGCAGCAACGTGGAGAGGTTCCTAGGTCTGCTTCAGGGCCTGTAGCATTAATTAGTTCTTCGACGGTCGATCATAAAATCAGACACGAGCAATGTTGGTCAAGAATTCGAATGTGCAACGGACTCATGCCGCCCGGCGCCGCTTAATTGGGCACTTGCGTACGTCGATCATTTAATGTTAGTAGTTCAGAAGATAGTGAGTGCTAGTTTTATATAGGTGAAGCTTTTGTTTTTCTCATAAAAAAAGaacatttgattttccttttagtAGTATTCAAAACTTCCAGTCAAGGATTCTTTTAGTGATGGTTCCCTAAAAAAATGTGTTTTAGTGATGCGTGATTTATTTGCCGTAATACTTACTTGAGTTGTTAACATCTCCAATAGCGAACCTCCGGGCGATCGCTTGCGCTAGCCACCTCATTATTTTTACTGTGCGAGCAAGAGAAAAAAACGTAAGGGGTAAAAAGGGACGGACTCTACCAAGAGGAGACGCAATTGGGCAAAACCTAGCGTGAGGTCTCCGCACGATCCCCTTCTCTCTTCGAcaccgccgcctccttcctctcccttgATTCTTCTAATCTCCTCACGCTGTCGCGCCTGCTCTAAGCGCCTCCTATTTCCGGTACCACCGGCCTCCCTCCTCTGCATCTCTGCTCGTCGAGATGGGAATTGGTCGACCCGGCCCTGGCCCTGGCCCCGGCCTCGTGGCCCCAAGATCAATTTGATACTTCACCTatcaaaataagaaaagaaaaaaacaagacCGGTAGTCCTTAGAatagaataaaaaagaaaaaacaggaaaCCTACCAGCATTTGCTATCATCATACCAACATGCGCGTGCCAACCAACCACGTACTGAGAGTTGATAGGTGTAGTATGTGTTGTATGAAATGGTGCCCATTATCCCCATGTTTCATCCTGCATGACTGGTCAACCAAATCTGCATGAGCTACGCTGTGATATCCAAATAAGCTGCATGCTCAGGGCATATAAATGAGCCGACTTCCAGCCTTGATCAATCATTTATGATAACAGTGCTGCCGAGCGAAGCAAGTGGGATGTATTTTAACCAAAATCTTTTTGGGTGTGTAGCTCGGTCTTTGAGAACTGAGATATTGGAGTAAACTAAGCGTAAATTTTGTCAAGCCCCCACCCAATATATATCTCCTTGAAGAAGTTGGTCATCATCCGTGGCTCCCTATTACCTTTCTAAGATTTGCATGTACGAAACAAGATGATTGCAACGACCGCGGAGCCATCTGCAGTTACGCCGATGACCCATCGAGCGGCGATTACAAGCAATGCAATGTTCTAAATGAGCACGCTCTCGGCAAAAAGAGCAGTGACAGCGTCACTGAGTTGGTGTTGTAGAAGATCAGCAGAGTAGGAGCTAGTGCTAGCGCTGCCCCGGGAGATTGAAGCAGAACACATGGCCGTGGAGAAGGGCACCACGCCGATCCTCAGTTTGACGTCGCTCATGTTCATTTGCAAGGAGCTCCATGGGATATGCTCCTGGCACCTGGTGAGGAGTACGACCACGTGTTTGTGGACGTCTGCCAGGGCAACCTCGTCGACCTTCATGCTTCAGTCGGACTAAAACGCATGTTGAGAGGGCTTCACAGGCGGCACAACAAGCATGTAAGCGACTCCCTTATGACGACGATGTGATGTGTGCATTTTATGTATGTCTATAGACTGTAGTATGATATGTTCCCATTGCCCCAATGTTGCCATATACATAAATAATGTATAGACAATCAAAGTGCATGAGCTGTGGTGTGGTAACCAAATAAGTGAAATCTGTGTGAGCCAGGGTGTAATAACCATATGAGTCGTATGCACATATCAAGTTCTACACAACACAAACCAAAGCTTAAAGAAAACACAAACCGACGGCAAACCTGCCCAGTGTGCTTTCCAAATGTCGACCACTCCACCAGTTCTCGAAATATGTTGAGTATGACGAAATGAGGAAACCGTGTCTCGGGAGAAGGGAACGCTTGGTTTTGAGTTTTGTGAGACGTCAATAACTCTCTTTTTTCTGCAGTATGTAAGGATTTTTTTTAACCTTCTTTTCAACTAACTTGTGTCCTCGACGTTCTCTTGCTATACAAAAAAAAAATCATTTCCTCATTAACTGCCAAGTTACAGAATTTTTAATGACGAGTAAATCAGAATTATGCTTCATTCTCTAAGAGAGGGTAAATTGTATAtatctttgattgcaattttttgttggtagttTACCAAGCCGGCCACTTGGTAATAAATTGTATATATCTGTTCGAGTGACAAGGGGTTGTAAGATGGAATACACTGAAAGTGACCGTGCTAAATTTATAGATCAAAATAAACTTTAGTATGTTACTTGCTACGTTTATTTGATAAACAATCTTAAGGTACATGTAAGGATGCTGCCATGAGgcacttttctttttctctctcatTCACATGTTGCCTTGTTCTACAACTGTGAGGTAAAATATATAGAGTACAAAAgacttttctttttctctcttattcacctgatttttttattattatttttttgcaaaaaaaaactaggccttttttttttgagaaacacaaGGCAGAGATTACAAAACTAGCCTACGCTCTTTTGACCAGATGTCATTTAGCTCATCGGGCACAGATGACAGCCGGAAGAAGTCTCCTACCAGTTTTGCACGGTGTGCTAGGCCATGAGCGAGGCCATTTTGTTCTCTCCTGATCCATCTAGTTTTGCATGAGGGGTAGCCAGCCAGGGTCGCCTGCATGTCTGCAACTATTGCGTACAGGGGCGATAGATTGGATGCTCCGGGTACAATTGCCCTTGACAGCAtaaggctggtcacagtggggaggaacttaagagtaacatcacacactccgaTACagctttgcttatgtggcatgtatttaatgaagagagatgtgcttgtggtaactagctaagttaccggaacatcacacactccaagaaacaatgagtctataacctaataaatacatagttgcatgacactacatagatgttcatacctactatggaggtagtaacatagtctaggaaaaTGCGTAAGTTACTAGCTTATATTCTTGCCCATTATGACCAGCCTGAGGCAGTCCAGCTCAACCTCAACAGGGCCATTAAAGTGTTTTGCCAGTTCCCGGAGCCCCATGAGCCCTGCTATTCCTTCTGCTTCCTCAACTGACGAGCATCGGTCTATGTTGCAACCCATGGAGAAAAGAACCCGACCCTGGTGGTCTCTTGCAACTGCGCCGCCCGCGCTGCGCCCCGTGGCTG from Triticum aestivum cultivar Chinese Spring chromosome 3B, IWGSC CS RefSeq v2.1, whole genome shotgun sequence includes these protein-coding regions:
- the LOC123067677 gene encoding probable CCR4-associated factor 1 homolog 9, with the translated sequence MAVPQRYALLKANVEGLKPLQVGIAVCDHQGQQVAWEFNLRDFCRLADPHGQKALDYLVDRGVDLDMLGALLMGSGLVGVGHGRPLSWITYTGAYYVAYLLKIVMGGMQYYLGQQVYDVATMAAGCPGMPVGLDRIAASLRIHPPWGSPRLAGAAGVRVLLAFRIWKHGEFGGNVERFRGLLQGLQH
- the LOC123067678 gene encoding uncharacterized protein, with protein sequence MTVAQRYALMKANVEGLKPLQVGIAVCDHQGQQVAWEFNLRDFCRLTDPHDQKVLMGSGLIGAGHMRPLSWITYVGAYYVAYQLKIVIGGMQY